One genomic segment of Roseivirga misakiensis includes these proteins:
- the wecB gene encoding non-hydrolyzing UDP-N-acetylglucosamine 2-epimerase: MKVLSVVGARPNFMKVAPFIHEIQRHNEANEKLVDHILVHTGQHYDPLMSDIFFERLGIPRPDHNLNIGSGGHGVQLGQTMIAFDELLQEVKPDWVVVIGDVNATLSCSVIAKRHQIKVCHIESGLRSFDKRMPEEINRMVTDSISDLLLTPDTISSDNLRREGKPEESIKFVGNIMIDTLVKNVEQAKLLNTQEIIEANRFKNLSVVQSAIEENNFGLMTMHRPSNVDDRNVLLSIVETLENKICPKLSIVLPLHPRTEKQLKTFGLWERFTQISGLVLLNPIGYLELLKLNTEAKLFLSDSGGIQEECTYLGTPCITLRDSTERPVTLKEHGGVSVLVGNNMELVEKYFNDFLTKDRQPQKPALWDGNTAKRCLEAILSFQD, translated from the coding sequence ATGAAAGTATTATCTGTTGTAGGAGCACGCCCAAATTTTATGAAGGTAGCCCCCTTTATACATGAAATCCAACGTCACAATGAAGCTAATGAAAAGTTGGTTGACCACATATTGGTTCATACGGGTCAACATTATGATCCGCTCATGTCAGATATATTTTTTGAACGCTTAGGTATACCAAGGCCTGATCATAATTTGAATATCGGATCGGGTGGTCATGGTGTCCAATTGGGACAAACAATGATTGCGTTTGATGAACTGCTTCAGGAAGTTAAGCCTGACTGGGTGGTCGTAATTGGTGATGTTAATGCGACGCTTAGTTGTTCGGTGATTGCGAAAAGGCATCAAATCAAAGTGTGCCATATTGAGTCAGGCCTGAGGTCATTTGACAAGCGAATGCCAGAGGAAATTAACCGGATGGTAACTGATAGTATCTCTGATCTACTCTTGACACCAGATACTATATCGTCAGATAACTTGCGCAGAGAGGGTAAGCCTGAGGAGAGTATCAAGTTCGTCGGAAACATTATGATCGATACGCTGGTAAAAAATGTTGAGCAAGCGAAACTTCTTAATACCCAAGAAATCATTGAGGCCAACAGATTCAAGAACCTAAGTGTGGTACAATCGGCAATTGAGGAAAACAATTTCGGTTTAATGACCATGCACAGACCTTCCAATGTAGATGACAGAAACGTGCTTTTGAGCATTGTGGAAACTTTGGAGAATAAGATTTGTCCCAAGCTTTCTATAGTTTTACCGCTGCATCCTAGAACCGAAAAACAGCTGAAAACATTCGGATTATGGGAAAGATTTACACAAATAAGTGGGCTCGTCTTATTAAATCCCATCGGATATTTAGAGTTACTTAAACTGAACACCGAAGCAAAACTTTTCCTTTCCGACAGTGGGGGGATACAAGAGGAATGTACCTATTTAGGCACACCATGCATTACATTGAGAGATTCTACGGAAAGGCCAGTTACTCTAAAAGAGCATGGTGGAGTGTCAGTCCTTGTTGGAAATAACATGGAATTGGTAGAGAAATACTTCAATGACTTTTTAACAAAAGACAGACAGCCTCAAAAGCCAGCATTGTGGGATGGCAATACGGCTAAACGCTGCCTAGAGGCCATTTTGAGCTTTCAAGACTAA
- a CDS encoding serine hydrolase domain-containing protein, with amino-acid sequence MSIRPASYLHVITITGLAIFVSACVSKGMVHENEVFTEELTELKAFFSIPGLSATIAQGDEVIYEEFFGYSDLQNKTAVDSQTAFPIASITKLFSASLIMKLVEEDRLSLNDPVSEYLPESGLKNEIKVKHLLSHTSQGDIGNQFYYSFRFGLLTQIIQKASGKSFQLLMEEKILQPLKLDDTFLLKDSVQLAQKDTKFALPYNLDNGIADGFIDYGYYTSAGLVSTGRDLIKFAQALKHNSLLTEMSKQTIFQGQNNNLPYAYGIFNQEIQGLEVLWVYGQYDSYSSLLLTVPSKDITLVLLANNNLMSDPARLIMGNLTSSLFAISFLKNYVFEKSNLPLFETKDFSFTEPNIDDFYRKKVLAQALAESFMARFNTDKMQISAHLLDETFSAFPDYIEYADINLLHNLSFLKSVAFYRELGEFNQFDTQIEEIGNKVLHEAPNNPYAHSYLGTFYDRKGDKEKARFHFRSIIEAENFSTSWYTNEAKAWLIDNQ; translated from the coding sequence ATGTCCATAAGGCCAGCTTCTTACCTTCACGTCATTACAATTACCGGCCTGGCCATATTTGTCTCGGCCTGTGTGTCAAAAGGAATGGTCCATGAAAATGAGGTATTTACAGAAGAACTAACAGAACTTAAGGCGTTCTTCTCGATACCTGGCTTAAGCGCGACTATTGCGCAAGGAGATGAGGTTATTTATGAAGAGTTCTTTGGTTACTCGGATCTTCAAAACAAAACAGCGGTAGACTCACAAACCGCCTTCCCTATAGCATCCATTACAAAACTATTTTCTGCTAGTTTAATCATGAAACTAGTCGAGGAGGATCGACTTTCGTTAAACGATCCTGTAAGTGAGTATTTACCTGAATCAGGTCTGAAAAACGAGATTAAGGTCAAGCATTTACTTTCGCATACCTCTCAAGGAGACATTGGTAACCAGTTCTACTATAGTTTTCGGTTCGGATTATTGACTCAAATTATTCAAAAGGCTTCTGGTAAGTCTTTTCAACTTTTAATGGAAGAGAAAATTCTTCAGCCGCTAAAACTAGATGACACTTTTTTGCTGAAAGATTCGGTTCAGTTGGCCCAGAAAGACACCAAATTTGCCCTGCCATACAATCTGGACAATGGAATAGCAGACGGGTTTATTGATTATGGCTATTACACATCTGCTGGGCTTGTATCCACAGGTCGTGACTTGATCAAATTTGCTCAAGCCTTAAAGCACAATTCTTTACTGACTGAAATGTCGAAACAAACAATCTTTCAAGGCCAGAATAATAATCTACCTTATGCCTATGGTATTTTCAATCAAGAAATTCAAGGTTTAGAGGTTCTTTGGGTTTATGGTCAATACGATTCATACTCAAGCCTGTTATTGACCGTACCATCAAAAGATATTACGCTGGTTTTGCTTGCCAATAATAACTTAATGAGCGACCCAGCCAGACTTATTATGGGAAACCTTACCTCTTCATTGTTTGCCATCAGCTTTCTAAAAAACTATGTTTTTGAAAAGAGTAACTTACCCTTGTTTGAGACCAAAGATTTCTCTTTTACTGAGCCAAACATCGATGACTTTTACAGAAAAAAGGTTTTAGCGCAGGCGTTAGCCGAATCTTTTATGGCACGCTTCAATACGGATAAAATGCAGATAAGTGCTCACTTATTAGATGAAACATTCAGCGCTTTCCCAGATTATATCGAGTATGCTGATATTAACCTCTTGCATAATTTAAGTTTCCTTAAAAGTGTGGCGTTTTATAGAGAGCTGGGGGAGTTCAATCAATTCGATACTCAAATCGAAGAAATCGGCAATAAGGTTTTGCATGAAGCGCCAAATAACCCTTACGCACACTCTTATCTAGGTACATTTTACGACAGGAAAGGTGATAAGGAAAAGGCTCGCTTCCATTTTCGATCAATTATCGAGGCAGAAAACTTCTCTACGAGTTGGTATACCAACGAAGCCAAAGCATGGCTAATCGATAACCAATAG
- the der gene encoding ribosome biogenesis GTPase Der, whose product MANIVAIVGRPNVGKSTFFNRLVEKRQAIMDNESGVTRDRHYGYAEWVGKHFTVIDTGGYVTGSEDVFEGAIREQVEEAMNEASVVIFMADCHDGLTGMDNDFARIVRGLKKPVVIAANKADTAEWSYQSSEFYGLGLGEVFPISSSSGAGTGELLDEVVKHFEDEGTENPDDGIPRIAILGRPNAGKSSFMNALLGKERTIVTDVAGTTRDSINTRYKLYGQDFILTDTAGVRKKSKVHEDIEFYSVMRALQALQDSDVCIIMVDAVRGLEAQDMNLISLALKYKKGLMLMMNKWDLIEKDSNTMNKAKAQLEEKLGHLNWIPQIFTSVTQKQRIFQAIELAVKVYHNRIRKISTSALNDAILPQIDRFPPPALKGKHIKIKYITQLPTHAPTIAFFCNLPQYIKAPYERYLENNIRESFDFEGVPIKLVFRKK is encoded by the coding sequence ATGGCAAATATTGTAGCGATTGTAGGTAGACCTAACGTAGGTAAATCGACTTTTTTCAACCGTTTAGTGGAGAAAAGACAAGCCATTATGGATAATGAAAGTGGTGTTACCCGTGACCGTCACTATGGCTATGCCGAGTGGGTGGGAAAACATTTCACTGTGATTGATACGGGAGGCTATGTTACTGGATCCGAAGATGTTTTCGAAGGGGCAATTCGGGAGCAGGTCGAAGAGGCGATGAATGAGGCTTCTGTTGTCATTTTTATGGCCGACTGCCATGATGGTTTAACCGGAATGGATAACGACTTTGCCAGAATAGTTCGTGGTTTAAAAAAACCAGTGGTCATTGCTGCAAATAAGGCCGATACTGCCGAGTGGTCATATCAATCGAGCGAGTTCTATGGGCTAGGTCTTGGAGAGGTTTTCCCAATATCCTCTTCCAGTGGTGCCGGTACGGGGGAGCTTTTGGACGAAGTAGTCAAACATTTTGAAGATGAAGGGACCGAAAATCCAGATGATGGCATCCCTAGAATTGCCATTTTAGGTCGCCCCAATGCCGGAAAGTCTTCTTTTATGAATGCACTATTGGGTAAGGAGCGCACGATTGTGACGGATGTTGCCGGAACTACTAGAGATTCAATCAATACCAGGTACAAATTATATGGTCAGGATTTTATCTTGACTGATACCGCTGGTGTTCGAAAGAAATCTAAGGTGCATGAAGACATTGAGTTTTATTCTGTGATGCGCGCCCTTCAGGCCCTTCAGGATTCAGATGTCTGTATCATTATGGTAGACGCTGTTCGTGGTCTGGAAGCACAAGACATGAACTTAATTAGCTTGGCGCTGAAATATAAGAAGGGCCTTATGCTCATGATGAACAAGTGGGACCTTATTGAAAAGGATTCTAACACCATGAATAAGGCAAAAGCGCAGCTAGAAGAAAAATTGGGTCATTTGAATTGGATTCCACAGATTTTCACTTCTGTCACCCAGAAACAAAGGATTTTCCAAGCCATAGAGCTGGCCGTAAAAGTTTATCATAATAGAATTAGAAAAATATCTACTTCTGCGCTCAATGATGCGATTTTACCACAAATTGATCGTTTCCCGCCACCGGCTTTAAAAGGAAAGCACATTAAGATCAAGTACATTACCCAGTTGCCAACCCATGCGCCAACGATCGCATTTTTCTGCAATCTACCACAGTATATAAAGGCACCGTATGAGCGGTATCTTGAAAATAATATCAGAGAGAGTTTCGATTTCGAAGGTGTTCCAATTAAACTAGTATTCCGAAAGAAATAG
- the murQ gene encoding N-acetylmuramic acid 6-phosphate etherase: protein MNITESESNHQDLDKMSVKELLTNINQEDQTVALAVQKVIPQIEGLVREIVPRMQIGGRIFYIGAGTSGRLGVVDASECPPTYGVEQGMVVGIIAGGDSAIRNSVEFAEDSTEQAWEDLQEYLINHKDIVIGIAASGTTPYVINGLKKAKENGILTGCITCNPDSPLAWEAEFPIEPIVGPEFVTGSTRMKAGTAQKLVLNMISTSVMIQLGRVKGNRMVDMQLSNNKLVDRGAKMIMEMLQVNYKIAEGLLKEHGSVRKVIDFIKDSNA, encoded by the coding sequence ATGAACATTACAGAATCAGAGTCTAATCATCAGGATTTAGATAAAATGTCGGTGAAAGAATTACTCACCAACATCAATCAAGAGGATCAAACTGTCGCTTTAGCAGTGCAAAAAGTAATTCCGCAAATCGAAGGCTTGGTTCGGGAAATAGTGCCTCGAATGCAAATTGGAGGGCGTATTTTCTACATCGGTGCAGGTACTAGTGGTCGGTTAGGCGTGGTTGATGCCTCTGAATGTCCTCCCACCTATGGCGTAGAGCAAGGCATGGTTGTCGGCATTATAGCTGGTGGTGACTCGGCTATTAGAAACAGCGTTGAGTTTGCCGAAGATAGTACGGAACAAGCGTGGGAAGACTTGCAAGAATACTTGATCAATCACAAGGATATTGTGATCGGGATAGCTGCTTCTGGTACTACTCCTTATGTGATTAACGGGTTGAAAAAAGCCAAGGAAAATGGAATTCTAACTGGTTGTATTACCTGTAACCCTGATAGTCCATTGGCTTGGGAGGCTGAATTTCCGATAGAACCGATCGTAGGGCCGGAATTTGTGACTGGTAGCACTCGAATGAAAGCTGGTACTGCACAAAAATTGGTACTCAATATGATTTCTACCTCGGTTATGATCCAACTAGGCCGTGTAAAAGGAAACCGCATGGTAGACATGCAGCTGTCGAATAACAAACTGGTCGATCGGGGTGCTAAAATGATCATGGAAATGCTTCAAGTCAATTATAAGATCGCCGAAGGTCTACTCAAAGAACATGGTTCGGTACGTAAAGTCATCGATTTTATAAAAGACTCTAATGCATAG
- the era gene encoding GTPase Era, with product MSSQPHKAGFVSIIGKPNVGKSTLMNALVGERLSIITSKAQTTRHRIMGVLSGDDFQIIYSDTPGILKPEYKLHDSMMSFVNSSFEDADVILFVADLYEKFEEEKQINFLKEKKVPVILVMNKIDLSKGSQAEDKAAYWQEMFDFDAVVMVSALEKQNIEKLFEKIVDLLPEHPAYFPKDTLTDKPERFFVDEIIREKIFLNYKKEVPYSCQVVTGEFKEDEKIIRIRAEIYVERKSQKGIIIGHKGEAIKKVGIEARKDLETFFGKQVHLETFVKVEQDWRKKELKLKGFGYAN from the coding sequence ATGAGTAGTCAACCGCATAAAGCTGGTTTTGTGAGTATTATCGGTAAACCCAACGTTGGAAAATCAACGTTGATGAACGCCTTAGTGGGTGAACGCCTTTCGATAATTACTTCAAAAGCGCAAACTACCCGTCACCGTATTATGGGTGTGTTGAGCGGAGACGACTTTCAAATCATTTACTCTGATACGCCAGGGATTCTCAAACCAGAATATAAACTTCATGATTCTATGATGAGCTTTGTCAATAGCTCGTTTGAAGATGCAGATGTGATCTTGTTTGTGGCCGACCTTTATGAGAAATTCGAAGAGGAGAAGCAGATCAATTTTCTAAAGGAAAAGAAAGTGCCTGTCATTCTTGTCATGAATAAGATTGACCTTTCTAAAGGGAGTCAAGCAGAAGATAAAGCGGCCTATTGGCAAGAGATGTTTGATTTTGACGCTGTTGTCATGGTTTCGGCCTTAGAAAAGCAAAATATTGAAAAGCTATTCGAGAAAATCGTAGACCTTTTACCCGAACACCCAGCTTATTTTCCAAAAGATACACTCACAGATAAGCCAGAGAGGTTTTTTGTGGATGAGATCATCCGAGAGAAAATCTTTTTAAACTATAAGAAAGAGGTGCCTTACAGTTGTCAGGTTGTAACGGGGGAGTTTAAGGAAGACGAGAAAATCATCAGAATAAGAGCTGAGATTTATGTGGAGCGGAAAAGCCAAAAAGGCATAATTATCGGTCATAAGGGCGAGGCGATCAAAAAAGTTGGTATCGAAGCACGAAAAGATTTAGAGACATTTTTCGGAAAACAAGTGCATTTAGAGACCTTTGTAAAAGTAGAGCAGGACTGGAGAAAGAAAGAGCTAAAACTCAAAGGCTTCGGCTACGCGAATTAG
- a CDS encoding SprT family zinc-dependent metalloprotease, translated as MISIEEALTGKVPQAALSYCTQLWVEAPFDFKLTRARSSKLGDYRYDPKTANHSVTVNHDLNPYQFLITYVHEVAHRVVHQPKSRQKPHGIEWKRTFQQLMLPLLRPEVFPDDILRALAKHMKNPKASTAADPKLLQAVSNYDLTKSDGPTLRNLLPGQEFVFRKRAFRKIKTNRTRAVCLDLSNQRRYLIPILVEVEQVR; from the coding sequence GTGATTTCGATAGAAGAAGCATTAACGGGTAAAGTGCCTCAAGCAGCACTGTCTTATTGCACACAACTATGGGTTGAAGCACCTTTTGATTTTAAACTTACTCGGGCGCGATCTTCTAAACTTGGAGATTATAGGTATGATCCCAAAACGGCAAACCATTCGGTTACAGTAAATCACGATCTCAACCCTTATCAATTCTTGATTACTTATGTGCATGAAGTGGCACATAGAGTGGTCCATCAGCCAAAATCTAGACAAAAACCGCACGGAATTGAGTGGAAACGAACTTTTCAGCAGCTAATGCTGCCACTTTTAAGGCCAGAAGTTTTTCCTGATGACATTCTACGAGCTTTGGCAAAACACATGAAAAACCCTAAGGCTAGTACCGCAGCAGACCCAAAATTACTGCAAGCCGTCTCTAATTATGACCTGACTAAATCCGATGGCCCGACTTTGAGAAATCTTTTGCCTGGACAGGAGTTTGTATTCAGAAAAAGGGCTTTTAGAAAGATAAAAACGAATAGAACTCGAGCAGTTTGTTTGGATTTGTCCAATCAAAGAAGATACCTCATCCCGATTCTTGTTGAAGTAGAACAGGTTCGCTAA
- a CDS encoding N-acetylglucosamine kinase produces the protein MKILIADSGFTKTDWRVIDDKGDISQAKTEGINPYYQSEEEILREIQNLHNQVPEKIDRIHYYGTGCSSAHNREKIAKLLKRYYPHAEIEVNHDLLAAARSLCGEQPGIACIIGTGTNSCSYDGQNIEDNVPSLGWAVADEGGGTYLGKTMLTDYYRKDIPEHLRKTFKEEFELTRDGFLNKMYQEPMPGRFLASFAKFIGKHINDPYMYNLVAHGFDLFLTKNVLKYKDCKDLPVHFTGSVAYYFGDILRNVAQEKGLHIKHITQQPIAGLTLFHQ, from the coding sequence ATGAAAATACTTATTGCCGACAGTGGTTTTACCAAAACAGATTGGCGGGTAATTGACGACAAGGGGGATATTTCTCAAGCCAAAACGGAAGGCATCAACCCGTATTACCAAAGCGAAGAAGAAATCTTAAGGGAAATCCAGAATCTCCATAATCAGGTACCAGAAAAAATCGATCGTATTCACTACTACGGTACAGGTTGCTCTTCTGCCCACAACCGAGAAAAAATAGCCAAACTCCTAAAGCGCTATTACCCACATGCAGAAATTGAGGTAAATCACGACCTTTTGGCAGCCGCTCGTTCCCTCTGTGGTGAACAGCCAGGTATTGCGTGTATTATTGGTACTGGTACTAATTCCTGTAGTTATGATGGCCAGAACATCGAGGATAATGTTCCATCACTAGGGTGGGCCGTCGCTGACGAGGGTGGAGGCACTTATTTGGGTAAAACTATGCTCACTGATTACTATCGGAAAGATATACCAGAGCATCTCCGAAAAACTTTTAAAGAAGAGTTTGAACTTACCAGAGATGGTTTCCTGAATAAGATGTACCAAGAGCCTATGCCAGGACGCTTTCTAGCCAGTTTTGCGAAGTTTATTGGCAAGCACATCAACGATCCGTATATGTATAACCTTGTTGCTCATGGCTTTGACTTGTTCCTCACAAAAAACGTATTGAAGTATAAGGATTGTAAGGATTTACCCGTGCACTTTACAGGTTCTGTAGCATATTACTTTGGCGATATTCTCAGGAATGTGGCACAGGAAAAAGGCCTGCATATAAAACATATAACACAACAACCCATTGCTGGGTTGACACTATTTCATCAATAA
- a CDS encoding cytochrome b5 domain-containing protein produces MTKVYSKSQLALRNGQDREEIWVAFQGKIYDVTTSKLWRNGEHYEHWAGQDLTDELKDAPHTSGVFEKFEVIGVLG; encoded by the coding sequence ATGACTAAGGTATATTCCAAAAGCCAATTGGCTCTGCGTAACGGGCAAGATCGAGAAGAAATATGGGTCGCGTTTCAAGGTAAGATTTACGATGTCACAACTTCTAAACTTTGGCGTAATGGTGAGCACTACGAACATTGGGCCGGACAAGACCTTACTGATGAGCTAAAAGATGCTCCCCATACCTCAGGAGTTTTCGAGAAATTTGAAGTCATAGGCGTTCTAGGCTAA